One region of Anticarsia gemmatalis isolate Benzon Research Colony breed Stoneville strain chromosome 2, ilAntGemm2 primary, whole genome shotgun sequence genomic DNA includes:
- the msn gene encoding serine/threonine-protein kinase msn isoform X8 — translation MAHQLAPSVNCSLDDIDLSALKDPAGIFELIEVVGNGTYGQVYKGRHTKTGQLAAIKVMDVTQDEEEEIKLEINVLKKYSNHRNIATYYGAFIKKSPPGKDDQLWLVMEYCGAGSVTDLVKSTKGQSLKEEWISYICREILRGLSYLHSNKVIHRDIKGQNVLLTDNAEVKLVDFGVSAQLDRTIGRRNTFIGTPYWMAPEVIACDENPDATYDNRSDLWSLGITALEMAESQPPLCDLHPMRALFLIPRNPPPRLKSKKWAKKFHSFIETVLVKDYHQRPYTEQLLKHAFIRDQPTERQVRIQLKDHIDRCKKRKQDNSVREDYKYSGSEGEEEENAVAGEPSSIVHNAAAHQGGDTLRRNFQQIQEGPRPAEAPQPQPPPKRNSKREEREEIPEPGPPARPSIPQRLIVVPDPQAQQPNRYRPLPPTPKSSGSSNSSGSNNGTPPASGPQPPQRGSHHIFKPMVPPRRPEDLDKLAAQLNELGVVSGNEPPNRPPRAPTNGQGPPVERNPPEPAYDDSDSDSDAEESGGRVRNDGTLLASDPPKPLPGLSAVAEDGGAAPTRPLPPTPDDDDAHPDRTLVMKRGRSGGANEGSGSRTSSVLPDLLSQAGQPTTPPRHDKSTSEEYRQAIAGGTPLSHHHHHPPSSSVQSTPSKSFVSGASSPHPLQHSPSNSSVGSQQQFLPLQQKQRSFLTFGFGAGSTGSGGTGGSGGNASRRESHVNVNVTPTGHDLSSDTPEIRKYKKRFNSEILCAALWGVNLLIGTENGLMLLDRSGQGKVYQLISRRRFQQMEVLEGQNILVTVSGKKNRVRVYYLSWLKSKILRTDGLSDQAERRNGWINVGELQGAVHFRIVKYERIKFLVIALKDSIEIYAWAPKPYHKFMAFKNFGELQHRPLLVDLTIEDSTRLKVIYGSADGFHAVDLDTATVYDIYIPKHVSSNTQGAIVPHCIVPLPNSNGVQLLLCYDNEGVYVNTYGRVSKNIVLQWGEMPTSVAYIGTGQIMGWGNKAIEIRSVETGHLDGVFMHKKAQRLKFLCERNDKVFFSSAKGGSSCQIYFMTLNKPGMANW, via the exons ATGGCGCATCAACTGGCACCGTCTGTAAATTGTTCATTAGACGACATTGACCTCAGCGCGTTAAAg GATCCTGCTGGTATATTTGAGCTTATAGAGGTTGTCGGAAATGGCACGTATGGACAAGTGTACAAG GGCCGCCACACAAAAACTGGACAACTGGCCGCCATCAAAGTTATGGATGTCACACAAGATGAAGAGGAAGAGATAAAATTAGAGATAAATGTTCTAAAAAAGTACTCTAATCATCGCAACATTGCCACATACTATGGTGCATTTATCAAAAAGAGTCCGCCTGGGAAAGATGATCAACTGTGGTTGGTCATGGAGTACTGTGGTGCTG GTTCTGTGACAGACTTGGTCAAGTCTACTAAAGGACAATCACTAAAAGAAGAATGGATTTCATACATCTGTAGAGAAATCCTCCGAGGTCTCAGTTATTTACACTCCAACAAAGTCATCCATCGTGACATCAAAGGACAAAATGTCTTGCTTACAGACAATGCTGAAGTTAAACTAG TGGACTTTGGTGTATCGGCGCAGCTGGACAGAACCATAGGTAGAAGAAACACATTCATTGGCACCCCGTATTGGATGGCGCCGGAAGTAATAGCGTGCGACGAGAACCCCGATGCTACGTATGATAATCGATCTGACCTCTGGTCTCTCGGTATTACGGCACTTGAGATGGCCGAGAGTCAACCGCCTCTATGTGACCTTCACCCCATGAGAGCTCTATTTCTTATTCCAAG GAACCCGCCGCCCCGTCTGAAATCTAAGAAGTGGGCTAAAAAATTTCATAGTTTCATTGAGACTGTTTTAGTAAAAGACTATCACCAAAGGCCTTACACTGAACAGCTTTTGAAGCATGCATTTATAAG AGATCAGCCAACAGAGAGGCAAGTGAGGATACAACTGAAAGATCACATAGATAGATGTAAGAAGAGGAAGCAGGATAACTCAGTTCGGGAAGATTACAAATACTCTGGCTCTGAGGGAGAGGAAGAGGAAAATGCAGTCGCCGGCGAGCCTTCGTCTATCGTACATAACGCCGCCGCGCACCAGGGTGGTGATACTCTACGTCGCAATTTCCAACAAATACAGGAAGGACCCAG ACCCGCCGAAGCGCCTCAGCCGCAGCCTCCTCCGAAACGCAACAGTAAACGTGAGGAACGTGAGGAAATTCCAG AGCCGGGCCCGCCCGCCAGGCCATCCATTCCACAAAGACTGATTGTTGTACCAGATCCACAGGCACAACAGCCTAATAGATATAG GCCTCTACCGCCCACACCAAAGTCGTCGGGCTCGTCGAACAGCTCCGGCTCCAACAACGGCACTCCGCCCGCCAGCGGACCGCAACCTCCACAACGTGGTTCACATCACATATTCAAACCTATG GTTCCACCGAGAAGGCCAGAG GATTTGGACAAATTAGCTGCGCAGCTTAACGAACTTGGAGTCGTGTCTGGTAACGAACCACCTAACCGACCGCCTCGCGCACCCACCAACGGTCAAG GTCCTCCTGTAGAGAGAAACCCACCAGAACCGGCCTACGACGACTCGGACAGCGACTCGGACGCTGAAGAGAGCGGCGGAAGAGTGCGCAACGATGGCACACTGCTGGCGAGCGACCCGCCGAAACCGCT GCCGGGGCTGAGCGCGGTGGCGGAGGACGGCGGCGCCGCGCCCACGCGCCCGCTGCCGCCCACGCCCGACGACGACGACGCGCACCCCGACCGCACGCTCGTCATGAAGCGG GGTCGATCGGGTGGTGCCAACGAGGGCAGTGGATCACGAACTAGCTCTGTGCTCCCGGATCTTCTGAGTCAGGCTGGACAGCCGACTACTCCTCCGCGTCACGACAAGTCCACTAGTGAAGAG TATAGGCAAGCGATTGCGGGAGGCACCCCTCTTTCCCATCACCACCATCACCCGCCCTCTTCCTCGGTTCAATCTACGCCCTCTAAATCGTTCGTATCGGGCGCGTCCTCCCCGCACCCGTTGCAACATTCCCCCTCTAACTCGTCGGTGGGCTCCCAACAACAATTCCTTCCCTTGCAACAGAAACAGCGTTCATTCCTCACATTCGGGTTCGGCGCGGGCTCCACCGGCAGCGGTGGCACGGGCGGCTCCGGCGGGAACGCCTCACGCCGCGAGAGCCACGTCAACGTCAATGTCACACCTACAGGACACGACTTATCTTCCGATACGCCCGAAATACGTAAATATAAGAAGAGATTCAATTCCGAAATCCTATGCGCAGCATTATGGG GTGTTAATCTACTCATTGGGACTGAAAATGGTTTGATGTTACTTGACCGTTCGGGTCAAGGAAAAGTTTATCAATTGATCTCACGACGCCGCTTCCAACAAATGGAGGTGTTAGAAGGACAAAATATTCTCGTAACTGTGTCTGGAAAGAAGAATCGTGTGCGTGTGTACTATCTCAGCTGGCTCAAGTCCAAAATTTTGCGTACTGATGGACTTAGTGAT CAAGCTGAGAGAAGAAATGGTTGGATTAATGTGGGAGAGCTTCAGGGTGCAGTTCATTTCCGTATTGTTAAGTACGAAAGGATTAAGTTTTTGGTAATCGCTCTTAAAGACTCCATTGAAATATATGCGTGGGCGCCTAAACCATACCACAAATTCATGGCCTTCAAAAACTTCGGAGAATTGCAACATAG ACCTCTTTTAGTTGACTTGACTATTGAAGACAGTACAAGACTGAAAGTAATATATGGATCTGCAGATGGCTTCCATGCTGTTGATTTAGACACTGCCACTGTCTATGATATTTATATTCCAAAGCATGTAAGTAGTAAT ACACAGGGCGCAATCGTGCCGCATTGCATTGTGCCTCTACCAAATTCGAATGGTGTTCAGTTATTGTTGTGCTATGACAACGAAGGAGTGTATGTTAACACTTATGGAAGAGTAAGCAAGAACATAGTTCTCCAG tggGGAGAAATGCCAACATCTGTTGCCTACATAGGTACAGGTCAGATAATGGGATGGGGCAATAAAGCTATTGAAATTCGTTCAGTGGAGACTGGTCACCTCGACGGCGTGTTTATGCACAAGAAAGCACAACGACTCAAGTTCTTATGTGAGCGCAATGACAAAGTGTTCTTTTCATCCGCCAAAGGTGGTTCCTCTTGTCAAATATATTTCATGACGCTCAACAAACCCGGCATGGCCAACTGGTAG
- the msn gene encoding serine/threonine-protein kinase msn isoform X4, whose amino-acid sequence MAHQLAPSVNCSLDDIDLSALKDPAGIFELIEVVGNGTYGQVYKGRHTKTGQLAAIKVMDVTQDEEEEIKLEINVLKKYSNHRNIATYYGAFIKKSPPGKDDQLWLVMEYCGAGSVTDLVKSTKGQSLKEEWISYICREILRGLSYLHSNKVIHRDIKGQNVLLTDNAEVKLVDFGVSAQLDRTIGRRNTFIGTPYWMAPEVIACDENPDATYDNRSDLWSLGITALEMAESQPPLCDLHPMRALFLIPRNPPPRLKSKKWAKKFHSFIETVLVKDYHQRPYTEQLLKHAFIRDQPTERQVRIQLKDHIDRCKKRKQDNSVREDYKYSGSEGEEEENAVAGEPSSIVHNAAAHQGGDTLRRNFQQIQEGPRPAEAPQPQPPPKRNSKREEREEIPEPGPPARPSIPQRLIVVPDPQAQQPNRYRPLPPTPKSSGSSNSSGSNNGTPPASGPQPPQRGSHHIFKPMVPPRRPEDLDKLAAQLNELGVVSGNEPPNRPPRAPTNGQGPPVERNPPEPAYDDSDSDSDAEESGGRVRNDGTLLASDPPKPLPGLSAVAEDGGAAPTRPLPPTPDDDDAHPDRTLVMKRRENTESDKRQSDVDEAVLLKDWDFARFFPSKNAEVKEEKKDVPKESDLKRAQFQRQSRLEMEDAWSKYKAIATPPSRHKQLFQKPSEKTTQEKLSEILKYNKKETDSDANSPNRFFRGFRRENSDLFPLPSTRHSAIYFPKHESPVGVNKQLRSSGIFNNSRKQVVKPSSGEPILTDFIKTNDSLKMKSKGDARKVDKKTPERKITANNPIDALKSVAALIRQDSDSNGPSRQSSINSDSPATSICFTSSTSFEKAGTPDLTANTLENKSISDNVTETNVMKPRREKTESDIVFRRNSQYNRHTELERLTSCGQEAVLVQDQGRSGGANEGSGSRTSSVLPDLLSQAGQPTTPPRHDKSTSEEYRQAIAGGTPLSHHHHHPPSSSVQSTPSKSFVSGASSPHPLQHSPSNSSVGSQQQFLPLQQKQRSFLTFGFGAGSTGSGGTGGSGGNASRRESHVNVNVTPTGHDLSSDTPEIRKYKKRFNSEILCAALWGVNLLIGTENGLMLLDRSGQGKVYQLISRRRFQQMEVLEGQNILVTVSGKKNRVRVYYLSWLKSKILRTDGLSDQAERRNGWINVGELQGAVHFRIVKYERIKFLVIALKDSIEIYAWAPKPYHKFMAFKNFGELQHRPLLVDLTIEDSTRLKVIYGSADGFHAVDLDTATVYDIYIPKHTQGAIVPHCIVPLPNSNGVQLLLCYDNEGVYVNTYGRVSKNIVLQWGEMPTSVAYIGTGQIMGWGNKAIEIRSVETGHLDGVFMHKKAQRLKFLCERNDKVFFSSAKGGSSCQIYFMTLNKPGMANW is encoded by the exons ATGGCGCATCAACTGGCACCGTCTGTAAATTGTTCATTAGACGACATTGACCTCAGCGCGTTAAAg GATCCTGCTGGTATATTTGAGCTTATAGAGGTTGTCGGAAATGGCACGTATGGACAAGTGTACAAG GGCCGCCACACAAAAACTGGACAACTGGCCGCCATCAAAGTTATGGATGTCACACAAGATGAAGAGGAAGAGATAAAATTAGAGATAAATGTTCTAAAAAAGTACTCTAATCATCGCAACATTGCCACATACTATGGTGCATTTATCAAAAAGAGTCCGCCTGGGAAAGATGATCAACTGTGGTTGGTCATGGAGTACTGTGGTGCTG GTTCTGTGACAGACTTGGTCAAGTCTACTAAAGGACAATCACTAAAAGAAGAATGGATTTCATACATCTGTAGAGAAATCCTCCGAGGTCTCAGTTATTTACACTCCAACAAAGTCATCCATCGTGACATCAAAGGACAAAATGTCTTGCTTACAGACAATGCTGAAGTTAAACTAG TGGACTTTGGTGTATCGGCGCAGCTGGACAGAACCATAGGTAGAAGAAACACATTCATTGGCACCCCGTATTGGATGGCGCCGGAAGTAATAGCGTGCGACGAGAACCCCGATGCTACGTATGATAATCGATCTGACCTCTGGTCTCTCGGTATTACGGCACTTGAGATGGCCGAGAGTCAACCGCCTCTATGTGACCTTCACCCCATGAGAGCTCTATTTCTTATTCCAAG GAACCCGCCGCCCCGTCTGAAATCTAAGAAGTGGGCTAAAAAATTTCATAGTTTCATTGAGACTGTTTTAGTAAAAGACTATCACCAAAGGCCTTACACTGAACAGCTTTTGAAGCATGCATTTATAAG AGATCAGCCAACAGAGAGGCAAGTGAGGATACAACTGAAAGATCACATAGATAGATGTAAGAAGAGGAAGCAGGATAACTCAGTTCGGGAAGATTACAAATACTCTGGCTCTGAGGGAGAGGAAGAGGAAAATGCAGTCGCCGGCGAGCCTTCGTCTATCGTACATAACGCCGCCGCGCACCAGGGTGGTGATACTCTACGTCGCAATTTCCAACAAATACAGGAAGGACCCAG ACCCGCCGAAGCGCCTCAGCCGCAGCCTCCTCCGAAACGCAACAGTAAACGTGAGGAACGTGAGGAAATTCCAG AGCCGGGCCCGCCCGCCAGGCCATCCATTCCACAAAGACTGATTGTTGTACCAGATCCACAGGCACAACAGCCTAATAGATATAG GCCTCTACCGCCCACACCAAAGTCGTCGGGCTCGTCGAACAGCTCCGGCTCCAACAACGGCACTCCGCCCGCCAGCGGACCGCAACCTCCACAACGTGGTTCACATCACATATTCAAACCTATG GTTCCACCGAGAAGGCCAGAG GATTTGGACAAATTAGCTGCGCAGCTTAACGAACTTGGAGTCGTGTCTGGTAACGAACCACCTAACCGACCGCCTCGCGCACCCACCAACGGTCAAG GTCCTCCTGTAGAGAGAAACCCACCAGAACCGGCCTACGACGACTCGGACAGCGACTCGGACGCTGAAGAGAGCGGCGGAAGAGTGCGCAACGATGGCACACTGCTGGCGAGCGACCCGCCGAAACCGCT GCCGGGGCTGAGCGCGGTGGCGGAGGACGGCGGCGCCGCGCCCACGCGCCCGCTGCCGCCCACGCCCGACGACGACGACGCGCACCCCGACCGCACGCTCGTCATGAAGCGG CGAGAAAATACCGAAAGCGATAAGAGGCAGTCCGACGTTGACGAAGCTGTTTTACTGAAGGACTGGGACTTTGCCCGCTTTTTCCCATCGAAGAATGCAGAAGTAAAAGAAGAAAAGAAAGATGTGCCTAAAGAGAGTGACTTGAAACGCGCACAGTTTCAACGTCAATCGCGCCTAGAAATGGAAGATGCGTGGTCTAAATATAAAGCTATTGCAACACCGCCTTCTCGACATAAGCAATTGTTTCAAAAACCTAGCGAAAAAACAACACAAGAAAAGTTATCAGAAATtctaaaatacaacaaaaaggAGACAGACTCAGATGCTAATTCACCCAATCGATTCTTCCGAGGATTTAGAAGAGAAAACTCTGATTTGTTTCCTCTTCCCAGTACTCGTCACTCCGCTATATACTTTCCGAAGCATGAAAGTCCGGTTGGAGTAAACAAACAACTACGCTCTAGTGGAATTTTCAACAATTCTCGCAAACAGGTTGTCAAACCATCATCCGGGGAACCTATATTAACGGACTTTATAAAGACTAACGACAGTTTAAAAATGAAGTCTAAAGGAGATGCGAGAAAGGTTGATAAAAAGACTCCTGAGAGAAAAATCACAGCCAACAATCCTATTGATGCATTAAAAAGTGTCGCTGCGCTGATCAGACAGGACAGCGACAGTAATGGGCCGAGTCGTCAGAGTAGTATAAACAGCGACTCGCCGGCTACGAGTATTTGCTTTACCAGTAGCACATCGTTTGAAAAAGCCGGTACACCAGATTTGACAGCGAACACACTCGAAAACAAATCTATATCGGACAATGTAACAGAAACCAATGTAATGAAACCACGCAGAGAAAAGACTGAATCTGATATAGTTTTCCGGAGAAATTCCCAATATAACCGACATACAGAGCTTGAGAGATTGACAAGTTGTGGGCAGGAAGCGGTACTCGTTCAGGATCAG GGTCGATCGGGTGGTGCCAACGAGGGCAGTGGATCACGAACTAGCTCTGTGCTCCCGGATCTTCTGAGTCAGGCTGGACAGCCGACTACTCCTCCGCGTCACGACAAGTCCACTAGTGAAGAG TATAGGCAAGCGATTGCGGGAGGCACCCCTCTTTCCCATCACCACCATCACCCGCCCTCTTCCTCGGTTCAATCTACGCCCTCTAAATCGTTCGTATCGGGCGCGTCCTCCCCGCACCCGTTGCAACATTCCCCCTCTAACTCGTCGGTGGGCTCCCAACAACAATTCCTTCCCTTGCAACAGAAACAGCGTTCATTCCTCACATTCGGGTTCGGCGCGGGCTCCACCGGCAGCGGTGGCACGGGCGGCTCCGGCGGGAACGCCTCACGCCGCGAGAGCCACGTCAACGTCAATGTCACACCTACAGGACACGACTTATCTTCCGATACGCCCGAAATACGTAAATATAAGAAGAGATTCAATTCCGAAATCCTATGCGCAGCATTATGGG GTGTTAATCTACTCATTGGGACTGAAAATGGTTTGATGTTACTTGACCGTTCGGGTCAAGGAAAAGTTTATCAATTGATCTCACGACGCCGCTTCCAACAAATGGAGGTGTTAGAAGGACAAAATATTCTCGTAACTGTGTCTGGAAAGAAGAATCGTGTGCGTGTGTACTATCTCAGCTGGCTCAAGTCCAAAATTTTGCGTACTGATGGACTTAGTGAT CAAGCTGAGAGAAGAAATGGTTGGATTAATGTGGGAGAGCTTCAGGGTGCAGTTCATTTCCGTATTGTTAAGTACGAAAGGATTAAGTTTTTGGTAATCGCTCTTAAAGACTCCATTGAAATATATGCGTGGGCGCCTAAACCATACCACAAATTCATGGCCTTCAAAAACTTCGGAGAATTGCAACATAG ACCTCTTTTAGTTGACTTGACTATTGAAGACAGTACAAGACTGAAAGTAATATATGGATCTGCAGATGGCTTCCATGCTGTTGATTTAGACACTGCCACTGTCTATGATATTTATATTCCAAAGCAT ACACAGGGCGCAATCGTGCCGCATTGCATTGTGCCTCTACCAAATTCGAATGGTGTTCAGTTATTGTTGTGCTATGACAACGAAGGAGTGTATGTTAACACTTATGGAAGAGTAAGCAAGAACATAGTTCTCCAG tggGGAGAAATGCCAACATCTGTTGCCTACATAGGTACAGGTCAGATAATGGGATGGGGCAATAAAGCTATTGAAATTCGTTCAGTGGAGACTGGTCACCTCGACGGCGTGTTTATGCACAAGAAAGCACAACGACTCAAGTTCTTATGTGAGCGCAATGACAAAGTGTTCTTTTCATCCGCCAAAGGTGGTTCCTCTTGTCAAATATATTTCATGACGCTCAACAAACCCGGCATGGCCAACTGGTAG